The following are from one region of the Tindallia californiensis genome:
- the cas3 gene encoding CRISPR-associated helicase Cas3', with product MPAVKPFEACVARPADAENEYPLISHLAGALEIGISWLQEEDETQRHLFQIAVLCHDTFKAQPEWQRYINRKNTRGDGPIHAPPGAYLFSYIGYHYLKQENQWEAFCCEWIRFIRDIADHHGTLKNLDTLEEGRWIKALTEETIDFSGAETFFHQQIPVLKSISINAASLEKWRKQVRDLVEEVLDEMDLGREEWNAMEAMLELQNWRQRTTALMVADRFEIQQTETHWLEKTEHQKNLKEISAFCQKAAHHPLAPRRQKAMESIMKQVQEEKERQIFTLEMPTGYGKTLTALRIASWMGAELAYKKVIYVAPYLSILEQTLKVIQDAMQAQVLEHHSLAIMEETAQEEAGTLATTYRNSRLATEAWAHSIVCTTFQQFFRGILPRKAQHTLRRAFLKDAVIIIDEPQIFNADLWNVFLISLEAMSRMMNLKIIFLSATMPPFQYGLTQEPARLSFTTQDQPERFVLRILPDPMNEEEIIDHCVAGNYRTQCVIVNTIRDAYRIYKGLEEEEIEEPRELYLVHGLMTPLHKKMIIEKIRERLTAVSSERILVVSTQVLEAGVDVSFQRIIRARTIMPSLIQAAGRVNRHNEMGNEGRGILEMVTLLREGQRDTSTAIYPRGLLRITDQQLEEKMEWKESEVDQLIQNYYVEMFRENTYEQSIVYIRDALEGKWDKLGNLEVFSQSYQKLSVFIPWDPSEEDQKYLPEAFIQLQKRFQINCAKDLYDCYQDWNYMKNRSYEDRKAFMVLFHYYVIGVSLKDALQHVPREDFLQGKTPILFSEDGYHQETGLTSHFEEDYNKFL from the coding sequence AAGCATGTGTTGCAAGGCCCGCAGATGCTGAAAATGAATACCCGCTGATCAGTCACCTTGCTGGAGCCCTTGAAATTGGAATATCTTGGCTGCAGGAAGAAGATGAGACACAACGGCACTTATTTCAAATAGCGGTTTTATGCCACGATACCTTTAAAGCGCAACCAGAGTGGCAGCGGTATATTAACCGGAAAAACACAAGAGGGGATGGGCCGATCCACGCCCCTCCAGGTGCCTATCTCTTTTCGTACATTGGCTATCACTATCTAAAACAGGAAAACCAATGGGAAGCGTTCTGCTGTGAATGGATTCGGTTCATACGGGACATCGCAGATCACCACGGAACACTGAAAAATCTGGATACATTAGAAGAAGGTAGATGGATCAAAGCACTGACGGAAGAAACCATAGATTTCTCCGGTGCAGAAACCTTCTTTCACCAGCAGATTCCAGTACTAAAATCCATTTCCATCAACGCAGCATCCCTGGAAAAATGGCGAAAACAAGTAAGGGATCTTGTGGAAGAGGTACTGGATGAAATGGACCTGGGCCGTGAGGAATGGAATGCAATGGAAGCCATGCTGGAGTTGCAAAACTGGCGCCAGAGAACAACGGCATTGATGGTAGCCGATCGATTTGAGATCCAGCAAACAGAAACCCACTGGCTGGAAAAAACAGAGCATCAGAAAAATCTGAAAGAAATAAGCGCATTCTGCCAGAAAGCGGCCCACCATCCGTTGGCTCCTAGGAGACAAAAGGCGATGGAAAGCATTATGAAACAAGTGCAGGAGGAAAAGGAACGTCAAATTTTCACACTGGAAATGCCCACGGGATATGGAAAAACCTTAACAGCCCTTCGAATTGCTTCTTGGATGGGAGCGGAATTGGCATATAAAAAAGTGATCTATGTAGCACCCTACTTGTCCATCTTAGAACAAACCTTAAAGGTGATTCAGGATGCCATGCAGGCACAAGTGCTGGAACATCATTCCCTGGCCATTATGGAAGAAACCGCTCAGGAAGAAGCTGGAACCCTAGCAACTACCTATCGAAATAGCCGATTGGCAACAGAGGCATGGGCACACAGTATCGTGTGCACCACTTTTCAGCAGTTTTTTCGAGGAATACTGCCCCGGAAAGCTCAGCATACCCTAAGGCGCGCCTTTTTAAAGGATGCCGTCATCATTATTGATGAGCCGCAAATATTTAATGCAGATCTTTGGAATGTGTTTTTAATCAGCCTTGAAGCTATGAGCAGAATGATGAACCTTAAAATCATTTTTTTATCCGCCACCATGCCACCCTTTCAGTATGGATTGACCCAAGAACCGGCACGACTTTCCTTTACAACACAAGATCAACCGGAACGCTTTGTTCTTCGAATCCTACCAGATCCAATGAATGAAGAAGAGATTATTGATCACTGTGTTGCTGGAAATTATAGGACACAGTGCGTCATTGTCAATACTATTCGGGATGCCTATCGGATTTATAAAGGTTTGGAGGAAGAAGAGATAGAAGAACCACGGGAGTTATACTTGGTTCATGGCCTGATGACACCACTTCATAAAAAAATGATCATTGAAAAAATCAGAGAACGACTGACCGCAGTATCTTCAGAACGAATTTTGGTGGTTTCCACCCAAGTTCTGGAAGCTGGCGTAGACGTCAGTTTTCAGCGAATCATTCGTGCCAGAACCATTATGCCTTCTTTGATTCAGGCAGCAGGTAGAGTAAATCGGCATAATGAAATGGGCAACGAGGGAAGAGGTATTTTGGAAATGGTAACCTTACTAAGGGAAGGCCAGCGAGATACCAGCACCGCCATTTATCCAAGAGGATTGCTACGTATCACCGATCAGCAGCTAGAAGAAAAAATGGAATGGAAAGAATCGGAAGTCGACCAGTTGATTCAAAACTACTATGTTGAAATGTTTCGAGAAAACACTTATGAACAAAGCATTGTATACATTCGTGATGCCCTAGAAGGAAAATGGGATAAATTGGGGAATCTGGAAGTCTTCAGCCAGAGTTATCAGAAACTTTCGGTTTTCATCCCTTGGGATCCTTCAGAGGAAGATCAAAAATACTTACCAGAAGCCTTTATTCAATTGCAAAAAAGATTCCAGATCAACTGTGCCAAAGACCTATACGATTGTTATCAGGACTGGAATTACATGAAAAACAGGAGCTATGAAGACCGCAAAGCTTTTATGGTTCTATTTCATTATTACGTTATTGGTGTAAGCCTAAAAGACGCCTTACAGCATGTGCCTAGAGAAGATTTCTTGCAAGGCAAAACACCAATACTCTTTTCGGAAGATGGATATCACCAGGAAACTGGATTGACCTCACATTTCGAAGAAGATTACAATAAGTTTTTGTAA